The Pyrus communis chromosome 9, drPyrComm1.1, whole genome shotgun sequence genome has a segment encoding these proteins:
- the LOC137746300 gene encoding uncharacterized protein, translating into MAKRMRNLNAWIEVAPAPVIYPRKISNSPSLETILEESVEECDDD; encoded by the coding sequence ATGGCTAAGCGAATGAGGAACTTGAATGCATGGATTGAGGTGGCTCCGGCACCGGTCATTTACCCGCGAAAGATTTCGAATTCGCCTAGTTTGGAGACGATTCTTGAAGAGAGCGTCGAGGAGTGTGACGATGACTAG
- the LOC137745122 gene encoding large ribosomal subunit protein uL11: MPPKFDPSQVVDVYVRVTGGEVGAASSLAPKIGPLGLSPKKIGEDIAKETAKDWKGLRVTVKLTVQNRQAKVSVVPSAAALVIKALKEPERDRKKTKNIKHSGNISLDDVIEIAKVMRNRSMAKELAGTVKEILGTCVSVGCTVDGKDPKDLQQEIADGDVEIPLD, encoded by the coding sequence ATGCCTCCCAAATTCGACCCCTCTCAGGTCGTCGATGTCTACGTCCGAGTCACCGGAGGCGAGGTCGGCGCCGCCAGTTCGCTCGCTCCCAAGATCGGTCCTTTGGGTCTCTCCCCCAAAAAGATCGGAGAAGACATCGCTAAGGAGACTGCCAAGGACTGGAAGGGCCTGAGAGTCACCGTCAAGCTCACCGTGCAGAATCGTCAGGCCAAGGTCTCCGTCGTCCCCTCCGCCGCAGCGCTCGTCATCAAGGCGTTGAAGGAGCCGGAGCGCGACAGGAAGAAGACTAAGAACATCAAGCACAGTGGGAACATTTCGTTGGACGACGTGATCGAAATTGCTAAGGTGATGAGGAACAGGTCCATGGCGAAGGAGTTGGCCGGGACCGTGAAGGAGATTCTGGGCACTTGCGTTTCGGTAGGGTGCACCGTAGATGGCAAGGACCCGAAGGATCTTCAGCAGGAGATTGCCGACGGTGATGTCGAAATTCCCTTGGACTGA